Proteins encoded by one window of Manduca sexta isolate Smith_Timp_Sample1 chromosome 12, JHU_Msex_v1.0, whole genome shotgun sequence:
- the LOC115440417 gene encoding probable tubulin polyglutamylase TTLL1 gives MTHDARKSSPHPFGRLSPSSMEKGRVTYCTDLEKSVIITNFDRRGWIQVGPEEEWNFYWSFTTNCRSIFSIESGYRMNDNQMINHFPNHYELSRKDLLVKNIKRYRKELEKEGNPLAEKVDVPLPNGQVVTRYMHLDFIPVTYVLPADYNMFVEEYRKSPQSTWIMKPCGKSQGAGIFLINKLSKLKKWSREAKTPFHPQLSSKESYVISRYIENPLLIGGKKFDLRLYVLVTSFRPLKAYLFQHGFCRFCTVKYDTSVTELDNMYVHLTNVSVQKHGGDYNSLHGGKMSIQNFRLYLEGTKGRTVTEKLFSEVQWLIVHSLKAVAPVMANDRHCFECYGYDIIIDDTLKPWLVEVNASPSLQSTTHNDRILKYKLIDNIVSVVVPPDGIPDARWNKIPSAEALGDFEVLIDEELMEREDVNSRYNKFHRSNK, from the coding sequence ATGACGCACGACGCCAGAAAATCATCACCACATCCTTTTGGTCGATTATCACCGTCCTCTATGGAAAAAGGCAGAGTAACGTATTGCACTGATTTAGAAAAATCTGTTATTATAACTAATTTTGACCGACGAGGATGGATACAAGTGGGACCCGAGGAAGAGTGGAACTTCTACTGGTCGTTTACAACAAACTGCCGCTCCATCTTCAGCATCGAGAGCGGCTACAGAATGAACGACAATCAAATGATAAATCACTTCCCTAATCACTACGAACTGTCGCGTAAAGATTTGCTCGTGAAAAATATCAAGAGATATAGAAAGGAACTCGAGAAGGAAGGCAATCCGTTGGCTGAAAAAGTAGATGTACCGCTCCCCAACGGGCAAGTTGTCACGCGGTACATGCATTTAGATTTTATTCCGGTTACTTACGTCCTACCCGCCGACTACAATATGTTCGTTGAGGAATACAGAAAATCTCCGCAGAGTACGTGGATCATGAAACCTTGTGGGAAATCTCAAGGCGCTGGAATTTTCTTGATCAATAAACTTTCTAAACTAAAGAAATGGTCGCGCGAGGCGAAAACCCCTTTTCATCCGCAACTCAGCAGTAAAGAAAGTTATGTTATATCGCGCTATATAGAAAACCCTCTTTTGATTGGCGGCAAAAAATTCGATCTCAGATTGTATGTTTTGGTGACGTCTTTTAGGCCGTTGAAGGCTTACTTATTCCAGCACGGGTTCTGCAGATTCTGCACGGTGAAATACGACACTAGCGTAACCGAATTAGACAACATGTACGTACATTTGACAAATGTTAGCGTACAAAAGCACGGCGGAGACTATAATAGCCTTCATGGCGGCAAGATGAGTATACAGAATTTCAGATTATATTTAGAAGGCACTAAAGGACGCACTGTAACTGAGAAATTGTTCTCAGAGGTGCAATGGCTTATCGTTCATTCGTTGAAAGCGGTCGCCCCTGTGATGGCGAACGACCGACATTGTTTCGAATGTTATGGATATGATATTATCATAGACGATACTCTAAAGCCTTGGTTAGTGGAGGTGAATGCCTCTCCCTCGCTGCAATCGACTACACATAACGATCGGattctaaaatacaaattaatcgATAACATCGTGTCGGTTGTAGTGCCGCCAGACGGTATACCAGATGCAAGATGGAACAAAATACCTAGCGCCGAGGCGCTCGGAGATTTCGAAGTTCTGATTGACGAGGAACTAATGGAAAGGGAGGACGTAAATTCACGGTATAATAAATTCCATcgatctaataaataa
- the LOC115440416 gene encoding probable tubulin polyglutamylase TTLL1: MASNSKKITPNIYGRVSNPPDARHINFCTDFDKSIVVNSFLRRGWKQVSPDENWHIYWANTLNCRTLFSLDGGCRLNDNQLINHFPNHYELVRKDLLVKNIKRYRKELEKEGNPLAEKTETKLPCGQVITRYLYLDFIPLTFILPSDYTMFVEEYRKHPQTTWILKPCGKSQGAGIFLINKLSKLKKWSRESKKYLQHHLTSKDTYVISRYIDNPLLIGGKKFDLRIYILVTSFRPLKAYMFRNGFCRFCTMKYDTSVAELENMYIHLTNVSVQKHGEDYNSQHGGKLGLQNLKLYLEGTRGRKVTDRLFEEIQWLIVHSLKAVAPVMSNDRHCFECYGYDIIIDDNLKPWLIEVNASPSMTATTANDRILKYKLVDSMLSVVLPPDGVPDARWNKSPTEEALGDFQTLIDEDSIYKGNFELQRRESKYIRFKPN; the protein is encoded by the coding sequence ATGGCTTcgaatagtaaaaaaattacacccaACATCTACGGACGCGTTTCAAATCCACCAGACGCGAGACACATAAACTTTTGCACGGATTTCGATAAGTCGATAGTTGTGAACAGTTTCCTAAGACGTGGTTGGAAACAAGTATCGCCCGATGAAAATTGGCACATATACTGGGCCAACACGTTAAATTGCCGGACTCTATTCAGCTTGGACGGCGGGTGCAGACTGAACGATAACCAACTCATCAACCACTTCCCCAATCACTACGAACTGGTAAGAAAGGATTTACTCGTGAAAAACATAAAACGATACAGGAAGGAACTCGAAAAGGAAGGCAATCCCCTCGCGGAGAAAACAGAAACGAAACTTCCATGCGGACAAGTGATCACAcgctatttatatttagattttatccCCCTTACATTCATTTTGCCATCAGACTACACCATGTTCGTCGAAGAGTACCGAAAACATCCCCAAACGACGTGGATTCTAAAACCGTGCGGCAAATCCCAAGGCGCCGGCATTTTCCTTATAAACAAGCtgtcaaaacttaaaaaatggtCGCGcgaatcaaaaaaatatttgcagcaTCATCTCACGAGCAAGGACACTTATGTTATATCACGGTACATAGATAATCCGTTGTTGATCGGAGGGAAGAAATTCGATTTAAGGATTTACATTCTCGTTACATCGTTTCGCCCTTTAAAAGCTTACATGTTCCGCAACGGATTTTGCAGGTTTTGTACAATGAAATACGATACTAGTGTGGCCGAACTCGAGAACATGTACATTCACCTCACTAATGTGAGCGTGCAAAAACACGGCGAAGATTACAACAGCCAACACGGAGGAAAGCTCGGCCTGCAAAATTTAAAGCTATACTTGGAAGGAACACGCGGCCGAAAAGTAACAGACCGACTGTTCGAAGAGATACAGTGGTTGATAGTTCATTCGCTGAAGGCGGTAGCGCCTGTGATGTCAAATGACCGCCATTGCTTTGAGTGTTACGGCTACGACATCATAATCGATGATAACTTAAAACCCTGGCTTATCGAAGTGAACGCCTCTCCGTCGATGACTGCGACGACTGCCAACGACAGAATTCTCAAATATAAGCTGGTGGATAGTATGTTGTCAGTTGTGTTGCCTCCCGACGGAGTGCCGGACGCTCGCTGGAATAAATCGCCCACCGAGGAAGCTTTGGGGGATTTTCAGACTCTTATCGACGAAGATTCCATTTACAAAGGGAATTTCGAACTGCAACGTCGTGAAAGTAAATACATACGGTTCAAACCAAACTGA